A window of Sphingobium herbicidovorans contains these coding sequences:
- a CDS encoding RNA polymerase sigma factor, which produces MDYDDSEKDGRRGLDAADPLPPDDWAGFGSMARAEALYAAQRPLVASIFRRSVPPQEVGDLVQETFRRVFSAKGHGAGLLDAPAAYLAAAARSILKNRARSGVRNLHALHHSYEEQDIAGPDPHAALEARDMIRRVEDAIARLAPATRDVFLLHRFDDLSYPEIARIKGMKVKRVEKHIAKALVAIRKARDAQS; this is translated from the coding sequence ATGGACTATGACGACAGCGAGAAGGACGGACGACGCGGCCTCGATGCCGCCGATCCGCTGCCGCCCGACGACTGGGCGGGTTTCGGCAGCATGGCGCGCGCCGAGGCGCTTTACGCGGCGCAGCGCCCCCTCGTTGCAAGCATCTTCCGGCGCAGCGTCCCCCCGCAGGAGGTCGGCGATCTCGTTCAGGAGACCTTCCGCCGCGTCTTCTCGGCCAAGGGCCATGGCGCCGGGCTGCTCGACGCCCCCGCCGCCTATCTCGCCGCCGCGGCGCGGAGCATCCTCAAGAACCGTGCGCGCTCGGGGGTGCGCAATCTGCACGCGCTGCATCACAGCTATGAGGAGCAGGATATCGCCGGCCCCGATCCGCACGCTGCGCTCGAGGCGCGCGACATGATCCGCCGCGTCGAGGATGCGATCGCGCGCCTCGCTCCCGCCACAAGGGATGTATTCCTGCTGCACAGGTTCGACGATCTGAGCTATCCGGAGATCGCAAGAATCAAGGGCATGAAGGTCAAGCGCGTGGAAAAGCATATCGCCAAAGCCCTCGTCGCGATCCGCAAGGCGCGAGACGCGCAATCGTGA
- a CDS encoding FecR family protein, with protein MTHEQREAADWAARMRGDPSDADRRSFDAWRAAPGHAEAYARAVDDWAYSAGTSRQRIEAKARSERNAPGSLRWAVATIAAIGLAIGFAFYLQSRGDTPQIAAGPMLPGQLKLADGSAVTLMDGAWVNPQLSDSERRVILNGGRARFDVAHDPARPFVVVAGGSETVALGTVFEVDLRQAAPRITLIKGAVEVRSRAGGDRLRLAPGQAADVIASGPQLVTAMQSPVPATLLDADELPLGAVLAAANKAGAAPIRLADPALAGLKVTGRFDVTDSRSLARTLAVALDLAASEQGGEIVLTKK; from the coding sequence GTGACGCACGAGCAGCGCGAGGCGGCCGACTGGGCCGCCCGGATGCGCGGAGACCCGAGCGATGCCGACCGGCGGTCGTTCGACGCCTGGCGCGCCGCGCCGGGCCATGCCGAGGCCTATGCGCGCGCGGTCGACGACTGGGCCTATTCCGCGGGAACCTCGCGCCAGCGCATCGAGGCGAAAGCGCGCAGCGAACGCAATGCGCCGGGAAGCCTGCGCTGGGCGGTCGCGACAATCGCCGCGATCGGGCTCGCCATCGGCTTCGCATTCTATCTTCAAAGCCGCGGCGACACGCCGCAGATCGCCGCCGGTCCGATGCTGCCGGGTCAGCTGAAGCTCGCCGACGGCAGCGCCGTCACCCTGATGGACGGCGCCTGGGTCAATCCGCAGCTCTCGGACAGCGAACGCCGCGTCATACTCAATGGCGGCCGCGCGCGCTTCGATGTCGCGCACGACCCCGCGCGGCCCTTCGTCGTCGTCGCCGGCGGCTCGGAGACGGTCGCGCTCGGCACCGTCTTCGAGGTCGACCTCAGGCAAGCCGCACCGCGCATCACGCTGATCAAGGGCGCGGTCGAAGTGCGGTCGCGCGCCGGCGGCGACCGCCTCCGGCTCGCCCCCGGCCAGGCCGCCGACGTGATCGCCAGCGGGCCACAGCTCGTGACGGCGATGCAATCGCCGGTGCCCGCGACGCTGCTCGACGCCGACGAACTGCCGCTCGGCGCAGTCCTCGCTGCGGCGAACAAGGCCGGCGCGGCGCCGATCCGCCTTGCCGACCCGGCCCTCGCCGGGCTCAAGGTCACGGGCCGGTTCGACGTCACCGACAGCCGTTCGCTCGCGCGCACGCTCGCGGTGGCGCTCGATCTCGCGGCAAGCGAACAAGGCGGCGAAATCGTCCTGACGAAGAAATAA
- a CDS encoding Atxe2 family lasso peptide isopeptidase: protein MVMLASLLAVAAAAPAATELPSPVSRAPVTTRDLVELADITAPTPSPDGRRIAYRLSQPSVDKNASHLSWFVVEVHGGGEPVVLDGGAVRPDASGVPVETTPVWDADSRGLRFLALKDGVQAIWHWRDDAPLQREIVDEADITDFGPSADGGALRYSVGATRAAIADAERSAYRDGVLVDGSLNLNQAVAGGVIEDGQRVMRRISSPWFDNRRILWDVAATEKTAVPSDPAQRPAPPPPAQDIASRAANGSLAEIVGERDKQQLRVTRADGRLLVCSASPCRSGKLRALAWRGGSDALLLFEKDRSEREIVWLWAVGASKAKRLTVTSGALRVPGQPPRCAVGAEALYCADAQPLVPPRLVRIDYSSGRTQVLAEPNRALAARIAAKAEPMAWPGGFTGYFLSPIDAKGPLPVVVQYYMCEGFLKGGSGDEIPMLPLAEHGIAVLCIDAVRAPRAAGMEGSYALALETIGSALDGLAAQGKIDPSRVGIGGLSFGSSVALWAIRKSKRFAAATIASGQISPHYYWMNALPGRGFTAVLDDVWGLGPPDTAPDRWRSVTALWDIDALDTPLLMQVPESEVQSNVELHTRLKRAGKPAEMIVFADELHIKYQPAHKRASYERNLDWYRFWLKGEEDKAPDKAGQYRRWRQYRAGQSLPVPAR from the coding sequence ATGGTGATGCTCGCGAGCCTGCTTGCGGTCGCGGCGGCAGCTCCCGCCGCGACGGAGCTGCCCAGTCCCGTCAGCCGCGCGCCGGTCACGACGCGTGATCTCGTCGAACTTGCCGACATCACGGCGCCGACGCCCTCGCCCGACGGCCGCCGCATCGCCTACCGTCTGAGCCAGCCGTCGGTCGACAAAAATGCATCACATCTCAGCTGGTTCGTCGTCGAAGTTCACGGCGGCGGCGAACCGGTCGTGCTCGACGGCGGCGCCGTCCGACCCGACGCGAGCGGCGTGCCCGTCGAAACCACGCCCGTCTGGGATGCCGACAGCCGCGGGCTTCGTTTCCTCGCGCTAAAGGACGGCGTGCAGGCAATCTGGCACTGGCGCGACGACGCGCCGCTTCAACGCGAGATCGTCGACGAGGCCGACATCACGGACTTTGGCCCGTCGGCCGATGGCGGCGCGCTGCGCTACAGTGTCGGCGCAACGCGTGCCGCGATCGCCGATGCGGAACGCTCGGCCTACCGCGATGGCGTGCTCGTCGATGGGAGCCTCAACCTCAACCAGGCGGTTGCGGGCGGGGTAATCGAGGATGGTCAGCGCGTCATGCGCCGCATTTCCTCACCCTGGTTCGACAATCGGCGGATCCTCTGGGACGTGGCGGCGACCGAAAAGACCGCCGTCCCGAGCGATCCGGCCCAGCGTCCCGCGCCCCCTCCACCCGCGCAAGACATCGCGAGCCGTGCCGCGAACGGCAGCCTCGCCGAGATCGTCGGCGAGAGGGACAAGCAGCAGCTTCGCGTCACGCGCGCCGATGGCCGCCTCCTGGTCTGTTCCGCGTCGCCGTGCCGGTCGGGCAAGCTGCGCGCGCTCGCCTGGCGCGGTGGCAGCGATGCCCTGCTGCTGTTCGAAAAGGATCGCAGCGAACGCGAGATCGTCTGGCTATGGGCAGTCGGTGCCTCCAAGGCGAAACGACTGACGGTCACCAGCGGCGCGCTCCGCGTGCCCGGCCAGCCACCGCGCTGCGCGGTCGGAGCCGAGGCGCTCTATTGCGCCGATGCACAGCCGCTCGTGCCGCCGCGCCTCGTCCGCATCGATTATTCCTCGGGTCGAACGCAGGTGCTCGCCGAGCCGAATCGTGCGCTCGCGGCGCGGATCGCGGCGAAAGCCGAGCCGATGGCGTGGCCCGGCGGCTTCACCGGCTATTTCCTGAGCCCGATCGATGCCAAAGGCCCGCTCCCGGTCGTCGTCCAATATTATATGTGCGAGGGCTTTCTGAAGGGCGGGTCGGGCGACGAGATACCGATGCTGCCGCTCGCCGAACATGGCATTGCGGTGCTGTGCATCGACGCGGTCCGTGCGCCACGCGCGGCGGGAATGGAGGGCTCCTACGCGCTCGCGCTCGAGACGATCGGTTCCGCGCTCGACGGGTTGGCGGCACAAGGGAAAATCGATCCATCGCGCGTCGGCATCGGCGGACTCAGCTTCGGCTCGTCGGTCGCGCTCTGGGCCATCCGCAAGTCGAAGCGCTTCGCGGCAGCGACGATCGCGTCGGGTCAGATTTCGCCGCACTATTATTGGATGAATGCGCTTCCCGGACGCGGCTTCACCGCGGTTCTCGACGATGTCTGGGGACTCGGCCCGCCCGACACGGCTCCCGATCGCTGGAGGTCCGTTACCGCGCTCTGGGACATCGATGCGCTCGACACGCCGCTTCTGATGCAGGTCCCGGAGTCCGAGGTCCAATCCAATGTCGAACTCCACACGCGGCTCAAACGCGCGGGCAAACCCGCCGAGATGATCGTGTTCGCCGACGAGCTGCACATCAAATATCAGCCGGCGCACAAGCGCGCTTCGTACGAGCGCAATCTCGACTGGTATCGCTTCTGGCTCAAGGGCGAAGAGGACAAAGCCCCGGATAAAGCCGGGCAATATCGCCGCTGGCGCCAATATCGCGCGGGACAGTCCTTGCCCGTTCCCGCGCGTTAG
- a CDS encoding asparagine synthase-related protein yields the protein MSLRLALIDGAAALGRLPEELLPLATIGPGRLVGDGAAPLTVAGNVALAGWAFHRDGFGPCSDLSDEAAAQIVATRGAWALSVLWGHYLLCWADAAGRVFLLRSPVAGPPVFHARGDEGRSMDGNGNGAASRCAFTDLSLAHSLGFARGGPDPARIDAALRYPFFRGPDTEIAGVREVVPGEIVELASGRRQAGSWSPWDHSVRPPRRAAPDELRRLVGAVTGAWGRRFDRIQLELSGGLDSSIVATCLAESGAQWRGMTLATSDPDGDERPYARAVTDRLCAELAERWRPAPGDPVALPHRLRVRHGGFGLLAPSDAVFLETAREYGADAIFTGAGGDNVFGYITSTAPILDALRFAGPLASWRAAGDLARMAHDNRWKALAYAARRVLKPPPPWPIDTTLLSRRYEGPMPAHPWIADARRAAPGQRVYGTSLFLTQSFVDAYDRALAMPMIAPLLSQPLVEFGLGLASWQWGEGGQDRALARRAFACELPREVLARRSKGRILSIFLPAFAKNRERLRPFLLDGWMAGAGILDLDAVRTMLDGGAGDPVTILRILEVADMEGWARSIVASGVTSDN from the coding sequence TTGAGCCTGCGTCTCGCCCTGATCGACGGCGCGGCCGCGCTCGGGCGGCTGCCGGAAGAGCTTTTGCCGCTCGCCACGATCGGTCCGGGGCGGCTCGTCGGAGACGGCGCTGCGCCGCTGACCGTTGCCGGAAATGTCGCGCTGGCGGGTTGGGCCTTTCATCGCGATGGTTTCGGTCCCTGTTCGGACCTGTCGGACGAGGCGGCGGCACAGATCGTCGCCACCCGCGGCGCCTGGGCGCTTTCGGTGCTCTGGGGTCATTATCTCCTGTGCTGGGCGGACGCGGCGGGCAGGGTATTTCTGCTCCGCTCGCCCGTTGCCGGCCCGCCGGTTTTCCATGCGCGGGGAGACGAAGGTCGGTCGATGGACGGCAATGGCAATGGCGCCGCGAGCCGCTGCGCGTTCACCGATCTTTCCCTCGCGCACTCACTCGGCTTTGCCCGTGGCGGACCCGATCCGGCGCGGATCGACGCGGCGCTGCGCTACCCCTTCTTTCGCGGACCCGACACCGAGATCGCCGGGGTCAGAGAGGTCGTCCCCGGTGAGATTGTCGAGCTCGCGAGCGGCCGCCGCCAGGCCGGCAGCTGGTCGCCATGGGATCATAGTGTCCGGCCGCCGCGTCGCGCTGCGCCCGACGAGCTCCGCCGGCTCGTCGGAGCCGTGACCGGGGCCTGGGGACGCCGCTTCGATCGCATCCAGCTCGAGCTGTCGGGCGGCCTCGACAGCTCGATTGTCGCGACCTGCCTGGCCGAAAGCGGCGCGCAGTGGCGCGGGATGACATTGGCGACAAGCGATCCCGACGGCGACGAGCGGCCCTATGCGCGAGCGGTGACCGACCGGCTCTGCGCCGAACTGGCCGAACGGTGGCGACCCGCTCCCGGCGATCCCGTCGCATTGCCCCACCGGCTCAGGGTGCGTCACGGCGGTTTCGGCCTGCTGGCGCCGAGCGACGCCGTCTTCCTCGAGACGGCGCGGGAGTATGGCGCGGACGCGATCTTCACGGGGGCCGGCGGCGACAATGTCTTCGGCTATATCACTTCGACGGCGCCGATCCTCGATGCCCTGCGCTTTGCCGGGCCGCTCGCGTCATGGCGCGCGGCAGGCGACCTCGCGCGGATGGCGCATGACAATCGGTGGAAGGCGCTCGCCTATGCCGCGCGGCGGGTTTTAAAGCCGCCACCGCCCTGGCCGATCGATACCACGTTGCTGTCGCGCCGCTACGAAGGTCCGATGCCGGCGCATCCGTGGATCGCCGATGCCCGTCGCGCGGCGCCGGGGCAAAGGGTCTATGGCACGAGCCTCTTCCTGACCCAGTCGTTCGTCGACGCTTATGACCGGGCGCTGGCGATGCCGATGATCGCGCCGTTGCTGTCGCAGCCGCTTGTCGAGTTCGGCCTCGGGCTTGCCAGCTGGCAATGGGGCGAGGGCGGACAGGATCGGGCGCTCGCGCGCCGTGCCTTTGCCTGCGAGCTTCCTCGCGAAGTGCTGGCGCGGCGGAGCAAGGGGCGCATCTTGTCGATCTTCCTGCCGGCCTTCGCCAAAAATCGCGAGCGCCTCCGTCCCTTCCTGCTCGATGGCTGGATGGCCGGGGCGGGGATTCTCGATCTCGATGCGGTGCGCACGATGCTCGATGGCGGGGCCGGCGATCCGGTCACGATCCTGCGCATCCTCGAGGTCGCGGACATGGAGGGATGGGCCCGTTCCATCGTCGCGTCGGGCGTCACGTCGGATAACTGA
- a CDS encoding tyrosine-type recombinase/integrase: MSIISVCERREAKGLDAHVPLILRDDALYDPDLDRFFLDLPLSGVRSRHSLRACAYDVAVWLRFLDAFGKTVWTATRDDVVAYHRERRRDEADNRITAASWNRAVASLDRLYRWGEQQGLIAEAPFSRRAVWRPAQGGRRGMIAARNDAYERVARRSDVRFVPMDDYRIFREVGLRGLAPDGTERPGARDRNGLRNALFADLLVTTGLRLEEASCLLAAELTAIDREDGDGQQLWLPLPPPLTKGDRGRSVLVPRRLLRQIAAYVAVERAAGVAKFAARDGAASFERPIPVTRAGLDRMRDICTPEERCRLILCDEDGTLREPAALWLTEVGQPVRPNSWEVIFTRACKRCAENGFPLSISPHQLRHTFAVHMLALLIQQRLREAALPAGAVESYRLILGDPLQQVQRLLGHASLTTTYIYLDHIATRADTVDAAVEELLALLPGPQGA; encoded by the coding sequence ATGTCGATCATCTCTGTCTGCGAGCGTCGCGAGGCCAAGGGTCTCGATGCGCATGTGCCGCTGATCTTGCGCGACGACGCGCTTTACGATCCCGATCTGGATCGCTTCTTTCTCGACCTGCCGCTGTCGGGCGTCCGCTCGCGGCACTCGCTTCGCGCCTGTGCCTACGATGTCGCGGTCTGGCTTCGCTTTCTCGATGCCTTTGGCAAGACCGTGTGGACTGCGACCCGCGACGATGTGGTCGCCTATCATCGTGAGCGACGCCGCGACGAGGCTGATAACCGGATCACGGCGGCAAGCTGGAACCGGGCCGTCGCCAGTCTCGATCGCCTCTACCGCTGGGGCGAGCAGCAAGGGCTGATCGCCGAGGCGCCGTTCAGCCGCCGTGCCGTGTGGCGACCGGCGCAGGGCGGCCGTCGCGGCATGATCGCGGCGCGCAACGACGCCTATGAACGTGTCGCGAGGCGGTCGGATGTTCGGTTCGTCCCGATGGACGACTACCGCATTTTCCGTGAGGTCGGCCTGCGCGGTCTCGCCCCTGACGGCACCGAGCGCCCTGGCGCGCGCGATCGGAACGGGCTGCGCAACGCGCTGTTCGCCGATCTTCTCGTCACCACCGGCCTGCGCCTCGAAGAGGCGTCGTGCCTGCTCGCTGCCGAGCTCACGGCGATCGACCGCGAAGACGGTGATGGACAACAACTTTGGCTGCCTCTCCCGCCGCCGCTCACCAAGGGCGACCGAGGACGCAGCGTTCTGGTCCCGCGCCGGCTGCTTCGTCAGATCGCCGCCTATGTCGCCGTCGAACGGGCCGCAGGCGTTGCCAAGTTTGCCGCGCGCGATGGCGCGGCCAGTTTTGAGCGACCGATCCCTGTCACTCGCGCCGGTCTCGACCGCATGCGGGATATCTGCACCCCGGAGGAACGATGCCGCCTGATCCTGTGTGATGAGGATGGAACGCTCCGGGAGCCGGCGGCGCTATGGCTGACCGAGGTCGGGCAACCTGTCCGTCCCAACTCGTGGGAGGTGATCTTCACTCGGGCCTGCAAGCGGTGCGCGGAGAACGGTTTTCCGCTGTCGATCAGCCCGCACCAGCTTCGCCACACCTTCGCAGTCCATATGCTCGCGTTGCTGATCCAGCAGCGACTACGCGAAGCCGCATTGCCGGCGGGGGCGGTAGAGAGCTACCGGCTGATCTTGGGCGACCCGCTGCAACAGGTGCAACGCCTGCTCGGCCACGCGAGCCTTACGACCACCTATATCTACCTCGACCATATCGCGACCCGCGCCGATACGGTCGACGCAGCCGTAGAGGAGCTACTCGCGCTGCTGCCGGGACCGCAGGGCGCATGA
- a CDS encoding zincin-like metallopeptidase domain-containing protein, with protein MFNVAQVEGLPERCTAPDPLLLPRETIPVAEALLAASGADIRIGGGEAYYSPSGDFVALPHQQAFRAQIDFYRTALHELGHWTGHGSRLGRDQTGSFGSAAYGREELCALSGQSAPHGTLQ; from the coding sequence GTGTTCAACGTCGCGCAGGTCGAGGGCCTCCCCGAGCGGTGCACCGCGCCCGACCCCTTGCTCCTGCCGCGCGAGACGATCCCGGTTGCCGAGGCGCTGCTTGCCGCAAGCGGCGCCGATATCCGCATCGGCGGGGGCGAGGCCTATTATTCGCCGTCGGGCGACTTCGTCGCGCTGCCGCACCAGCAGGCGTTCCGCGCGCAGATCGACTTTTACCGCACCGCGCTCCACGAACTCGGCCACTGGACCGGCCACGGGTCGCGGCTGGGCCGCGACCAGACGGGCAGCTTCGGCAGCGCCGCCTATGGCCGCGAGGAGCTTTGCGCTTTATCTGGACAGTCTGCACCGCATGGCACTTTGCAGTAG
- a CDS encoding TonB-dependent receptor — MTSKYLAVLLASGAILAATAPAAQAQAQTAQRSYAIPPQDLGDALRQYAAISGREIVAASSLVAGKRSGRVEGRLTADAALSRLLAGTGLTAELVEGRLVVRAGNGAAADEASIDAASDPAIIVTGSRIRGAGPIGSPLATIDRDTLDRSGRATLADFIQTIPQNFSGGPTEANIGMSNRGNSLSNIGFGSAINLRGLGPGATLTLFDGTRPALGGASGAFADLSLVPSAAIERVEILTDGASAIYGSDAVAGVVNVRFRNRFDGAETRLRAGTADGDYGEIQVSQIVGTGWATGHLVVAGEYYHRGNLPSTQRAFASEDLRPFGGPDLRSNYNNPGTIVAANGRRFHIPAGQDGRDLSAADLIPSADFNSGDGRRHVDILPEQKNASLYASAEQAIGDHVKLLARALYADRRFEARRRLNGTIPLTVTAANPYYVDPIGTGQPITVYYDPAADFGPEGVRGRVRALNTALGARADVGRWEIEVAGGYGLQREHYDGVNLIHFTRLPQAAAASTFATALNPFGDGAVNDPALIDRLRGSLAVDTRYRVWTGALRADGPLFRLPAGEAKLALGAEYRRDRLTYVQTSDLVGTAPRTDGIPGLPDKRIVRSLYAELALPVFDADGSFPGELSLSLAGRYEDYSDVGDTANPKAGIRWTPLPGLALRASYGRSFRAPFFDELVGTANARYQAIRVADPASPTGQSIVLALFGFRPDIGPEKATSWTAGVDFEPAFLPGAKLALTWFDIDYRGRIASGSAEFRNFLVARDIYAPLIEDNPDPAVVAAYFADPSFSNAIGAAPGDVRAIIDVRTRNLSSSRVRGLDFDLGYSRPIGEGHIDLSFGGSRLFEIDNRLIETAAPNNVVGTLGNPVKLRLRGRAGFTLGAFDGGVAVNHVGSYRNRTITPEERVKSWTTVDLQLGARIAGADDPGGRSLRLALSINNLFDSDPPYARFQSIGSAIGYDPEQANAIGRTIALQAVVAW; from the coding sequence ATGACATCGAAATATCTCGCGGTCCTGCTGGCGTCGGGCGCGATCCTGGCCGCAACCGCACCGGCCGCGCAGGCGCAGGCACAGACAGCCCAGCGCAGCTACGCCATTCCGCCGCAGGATCTCGGCGACGCGCTGCGCCAATATGCGGCGATCTCGGGCCGCGAGATCGTCGCCGCCTCGAGCCTCGTCGCGGGCAAGCGCAGCGGCCGCGTCGAAGGCCGCCTGACCGCCGATGCCGCACTCTCGCGTCTCCTCGCCGGCACCGGCCTCACCGCCGAGCTCGTCGAAGGCCGGCTCGTGGTCCGTGCGGGAAACGGCGCTGCGGCGGACGAAGCTTCGATTGACGCGGCGAGCGACCCGGCGATTATCGTCACCGGTTCGCGCATTCGCGGCGCGGGTCCGATCGGCTCGCCGCTTGCGACGATCGACCGCGACACGCTCGACCGCAGCGGGCGCGCGACGCTTGCCGACTTCATCCAGACGATCCCGCAGAATTTCTCGGGCGGCCCGACCGAAGCCAATATCGGGATGAGCAATCGCGGCAACAGCCTCAGCAACATCGGTTTCGGCTCGGCGATCAACCTGCGCGGCCTCGGCCCGGGCGCGACGCTGACGCTGTTCGACGGCACGCGCCCGGCGCTCGGCGGCGCCTCGGGCGCCTTCGCCGACCTGTCGCTGGTGCCGTCGGCGGCGATCGAGCGCGTCGAAATCCTCACCGACGGGGCGTCGGCGATCTACGGGTCGGACGCGGTCGCGGGCGTCGTCAACGTCCGCTTCCGCAATCGCTTCGACGGTGCCGAGACGCGGCTTCGCGCAGGCACCGCCGATGGCGATTATGGCGAAATTCAGGTCAGCCAGATCGTTGGAACGGGCTGGGCCACGGGCCATCTCGTCGTCGCGGGCGAATATTATCACCGCGGCAACCTGCCCTCGACCCAGCGCGCCTTCGCGAGCGAGGATCTCCGGCCGTTCGGCGGCCCCGACCTCCGCTCCAACTATAACAATCCCGGCACGATCGTCGCGGCAAACGGCCGCCGCTTCCATATCCCGGCAGGGCAGGACGGTCGCGATCTCAGCGCCGCCGACCTCATTCCGAGCGCCGACTTCAACAGCGGCGACGGGCGGCGCCATGTCGACATCCTGCCGGAGCAGAAAAATGCGAGCCTCTATGCGAGTGCCGAACAGGCGATCGGCGATCATGTCAAGCTGTTGGCGCGGGCTCTCTATGCCGACCGGCGCTTCGAAGCGCGCCGCCGCCTGAACGGAACGATCCCACTCACGGTCACCGCCGCCAACCCCTATTATGTCGACCCGATCGGCACCGGCCAGCCGATCACCGTCTATTATGATCCCGCGGCCGATTTCGGGCCCGAAGGCGTGCGCGGCCGAGTCCGCGCGCTCAACACCGCGCTCGGGGCGCGGGCCGACGTCGGGCGCTGGGAGATCGAAGTCGCCGGCGGCTACGGCCTGCAGCGCGAACATTATGACGGCGTCAACCTGATCCACTTCACGCGCCTGCCGCAGGCCGCGGCGGCGTCGACGTTCGCGACCGCGCTCAATCCGTTCGGCGATGGCGCGGTCAACGACCCGGCGCTGATCGACCGGCTTCGCGGCAGCCTCGCGGTCGATACGCGCTACCGCGTCTGGACCGGGGCACTGCGCGCCGATGGCCCGCTGTTCCGACTTCCCGCGGGCGAGGCCAAGCTCGCGCTCGGCGCCGAATATCGCCGCGACCGCCTCACCTATGTCCAGACAAGCGACCTCGTCGGCACCGCGCCGCGCACCGACGGCATTCCGGGGCTCCCCGACAAGCGGATCGTGCGCTCGCTCTACGCCGAGCTCGCGCTGCCCGTCTTCGATGCCGACGGCAGCTTTCCCGGCGAACTCTCGCTCTCGCTCGCGGGGCGCTACGAAGATTATTCGGACGTCGGCGACACCGCCAATCCGAAGGCGGGCATCCGCTGGACGCCGCTCCCCGGCCTCGCGCTGCGTGCCTCCTACGGCCGCTCGTTCCGCGCGCCCTTCTTCGACGAACTCGTCGGCACGGCCAACGCCCGCTACCAGGCGATCCGCGTTGCCGATCCGGCGTCGCCGACCGGGCAATCGATCGTGCTCGCGCTGTTCGGTTTCCGGCCCGATATCGGACCCGAGAAAGCGACAAGCTGGACCGCAGGGGTCGATTTCGAGCCCGCGTTCCTGCCCGGCGCGAAGCTCGCGCTGACCTGGTTCGACATCGACTATCGCGGCCGCATCGCGTCGGGATCGGCCGAATTCCGCAACTTCCTCGTCGCGCGCGACATCTACGCGCCGCTGATCGAGGATAATCCGGATCCGGCCGTCGTCGCCGCCTATTTCGCCGATCCGAGCTTTTCGAACGCGATCGGCGCCGCGCCGGGCGACGTGCGTGCGATCATCGATGTCCGGACGCGCAACCTCTCCTCATCACGCGTCCGCGGGCTCGATTTCGACCTCGGCTACAGCCGCCCGATCGGCGAAGGCCATATCGACCTGTCGTTCGGCGGCAGCAGGCTGTTCGAGATCGACAACCGGCTCATCGAAACCGCGGCGCCGAACAATGTCGTCGGCACGCTCGGCAACCCGGTGAAGCTGCGCCTGCGCGGACGCGCTGGCTTCACGCTCGGCGCCTTCGACGGCGGGGTCGCGGTCAACCATGTCGGGAGCTATCGCAACCGGACGATTACCCCCGAGGAACGGGTGAAGAGCTGGACGACGGTCGACCTCCAGCTCGGTGCGCGGATCGCCGGCGCCGATGATCCGGGCGGACGGTCGCTCCGCCTCGCGCTCAGCATCAACAATCTCTTCGACAGCGACCCGCCCTATGCGCGCTTCCAGTCCATCGGCTCGGCGATCGGTTACGATCCCGAACAGGCGAATGCGATCGGGCGAACAATCGCGCTCCAGGCGGTTGTGGCATGGTGA